The following proteins come from a genomic window of Gynuella sunshinyii YC6258:
- a CDS encoding cytochrome C assembly family protein, producing MIPALLAGTGYLLAFCLQSLKLFRKSDYSKNVILMVTGIASALHLVAAAQEIITDEGIDLGFFNVASLIAWMFTILLTFSSVKKSLDNLLIALLPISMLSVLLAGFVPSTYIPRQDFDPGILVHILVSILAYSILTIGAANAGILLYQHKRLKSHHPRRMIWGLPPLQTMERLLFEITVLGMVALTASILSGLLFVEDMFAQHLIHKTVLTIIAWILYSILLYGHFVKGWRGQTAARWSLTAFFFLIVAFFGTKFVLEMILHRE from the coding sequence ATGATTCCGGCTTTACTAGCAGGTACCGGCTATCTGCTTGCATTTTGTTTGCAGTCACTCAAACTCTTCAGAAAATCAGATTATTCAAAAAATGTCATCCTGATGGTGACAGGCATCGCCAGTGCTTTACACTTGGTTGCAGCAGCTCAGGAAATCATAACCGATGAAGGGATTGATCTGGGCTTTTTCAACGTGGCATCGCTGATTGCCTGGATGTTTACCATTTTACTGACGTTCAGCTCAGTCAAAAAATCTCTTGATAATCTGTTGATTGCATTGCTACCCATCAGCATGCTGTCTGTATTGCTGGCGGGATTCGTACCATCAACTTACATACCCAGACAAGATTTTGATCCTGGTATCCTAGTTCATATATTGGTCTCAATTCTGGCGTACTCCATCCTGACCATTGGTGCCGCTAATGCCGGCATACTGCTTTATCAGCATAAGCGCTTGAAATCGCACCATCCACGCAGAATGATCTGGGGATTACCGCCCCTGCAAACCATGGAACGCCTACTGTTCGAAATTACGGTACTGGGCATGGTGGCGTTGACCGCTTCAATATTGTCCGGGCTTTTGTTTGTGGAGGACATGTTTGCCCAACACCTGATTCACAAAACCGTATTAACCATCATAGCGTGGATCCTCTACTCCATTCTGTTGTATGGACATTTTGTGAAAGGTTGGCGTGGACAAACTGCTGCCAGGTGGTCGTTGACAGCGTTTTTCTTCTTGATTGTTGCTTTTTTTGGAACAAAATTTGTACTGGAGATGATATTGCATCGCGAATAA
- the ffh gene encoding signal recognition particle protein: MFKNLTERLNQTLKAIKGQAKLTEDNIKDTLREVRMALLEADVALPVVKDFINRVKDRSLGAEVSQALNPGQQFIKIVHSELVHVMGDDNVSLDLASQPPVVLLMAGLQGAGKTTSTAKLARYLSEREKKKVMVVSADVYRPAAIKQLETLAAEVGALFFPSSADQKPIDIANAAIEAARKQYVDVLILDTAGRLAIDQAMMAEIKELHQAVEPKETLFVVDAMTGQDAANTAKAFADALPLTGVILTKADGDARGGAALSVRQITGKPIKFTGIGEKTDALEPFYPDRMASRILDMGDILSLIEEVERKVDKQKAEKLARKIQKGKGFDLQDFRDQLSQMNNMGGLMGMMDKLPGMGSMGQMANQMVGAEKQMSQMAAIIDSMTPVERHWPDKINGSRKRRIALGSGTQIQDVNRVLKQHKQMQKMMKKVGTKGGMAKMMRGMKGMMPGGGGLPPGGMPPFGR, translated from the coding sequence ATGTTCAAGAATCTGACCGAACGCCTCAATCAAACATTAAAAGCCATTAAGGGCCAAGCCAAGCTCACCGAAGACAATATCAAGGATACGTTGCGCGAAGTACGCATGGCGTTATTGGAAGCTGATGTTGCTTTGCCCGTGGTTAAAGACTTTATAAACAGAGTTAAAGACCGGTCTCTGGGGGCGGAAGTATCCCAGGCACTGAACCCTGGCCAGCAGTTTATCAAGATTGTTCATTCTGAATTGGTTCATGTGATGGGGGATGACAATGTCTCCCTGGATTTGGCATCGCAACCTCCAGTGGTTTTACTGATGGCAGGTTTGCAGGGGGCTGGTAAAACAACCTCGACTGCCAAGCTGGCGCGTTATTTGAGTGAGCGGGAAAAAAAGAAAGTAATGGTTGTATCTGCCGACGTGTACCGGCCGGCGGCGATTAAACAACTGGAGACCCTGGCAGCTGAAGTCGGGGCGCTGTTCTTTCCCAGCAGTGCAGATCAAAAACCTATTGATATTGCCAACGCGGCGATAGAAGCTGCCCGAAAACAATATGTCGATGTGCTGATTCTGGATACTGCCGGACGGTTGGCGATCGATCAGGCAATGATGGCTGAGATCAAGGAACTGCACCAGGCGGTGGAGCCTAAAGAAACCCTGTTTGTGGTCGATGCCATGACCGGTCAGGATGCGGCCAATACTGCTAAAGCTTTTGCGGATGCGCTGCCTTTAACTGGGGTGATTCTGACCAAAGCCGACGGTGATGCCCGTGGTGGTGCAGCTTTATCAGTCAGGCAAATTACTGGTAAACCCATCAAATTTACTGGTATTGGTGAAAAAACCGATGCACTGGAACCATTTTATCCTGATCGAATGGCATCCCGAATTCTCGACATGGGTGATATTCTTTCTCTGATCGAGGAAGTCGAGCGCAAGGTCGATAAACAAAAAGCCGAAAAACTGGCCAGAAAAATTCAGAAAGGCAAGGGTTTTGACCTGCAGGACTTTCGTGATCAGCTGTCGCAAATGAATAATATGGGCGGGCTGATGGGGATGATGGATAAGCTTCCAGGAATGGGGAGCATGGGGCAAATGGCCAATCAGATGGTCGGTGCGGAAAAACAAATGTCACAAATGGCGGCAATTATTGATTCCATGACCCCAGTGGAGCGGCACTGGCCGGACAAGATCAACGGTTCCAGAAAACGTCGTATTGCTTTGGGCTCCGGTACTCAGATACAGGATGTAAACAGAGTTCTAAAGCAGCATAAACAGATGCAGAAGATGATGAAGAAAGTGGGTACAAAGGGCGGCATGGCAAAAATGATGCGTGGAATGAAAGGAATGATGCCCGGGGGAGGTGGATTGCCGCCTGGTGGAATGCCCCCATTTGGACGTTAG
- a CDS encoding Lrp/AsnC ligand binding domain-containing protein, which produces MKLDKFDRAILAELQGNARITVTELASKVGLSKTPCQIRMRRLEEQGYILSYNAHINQAKLGCNYIAFVQVTMNDTSSEALRAFNEGVRKSSVIEQCHMIAGNFDYLLKVRTTDMESYRRVLGEEISSLPHVKQTSTFVVMEAVKDSLD; this is translated from the coding sequence TTGAAACTCGATAAATTTGATCGGGCCATCCTTGCTGAGTTGCAAGGCAATGCTCGTATAACCGTGACAGAACTTGCGTCCAAAGTGGGCTTGTCCAAAACCCCTTGCCAGATCCGCATGAGGCGTCTGGAGGAACAGGGTTACATCCTTAGCTATAACGCCCACATCAATCAGGCAAAACTGGGCTGTAACTATATCGCCTTTGTGCAAGTGACTATGAACGACACCAGTAGCGAGGCTCTGCGGGCATTTAATGAAGGGGTGAGAAAATCGTCGGTCATAGAACAATGCCATATGATCGCCGGAAATTTCGACTATCTGTTGAAAGTTAGAACTACAGATATGGAGTCTTATCGAAGGGTACTGGGAGAAGAGATATCCTCACTGCCACATGTCAAACAAACCAGTACCTTTGTTGTCATGGAGGCAGTCAAAGACAGCCTGGACTAA
- the putA gene encoding bifunctional proline dehydrogenase/L-glutamate gamma-semialdehyde dehydrogenase PutA, which yields MSATNMSNSATLDHLRDEIRRHYLADESEVVEKLKHVAELSEEDCQSVVHRAVTMIGSVRKNSKPTMMEQFLAEYGLGTSEGVALMSLAEALLRVPDASTARQLIVDKLVPGRWKDHVGQSSFPLVNLTTRMLQFTAALLSVSSSGLMGKLIRTIVQPVVLFFTVQVMKELGRQFVLGRNIQEAMKRSSGRQSQGYRYSFDMLGEAARTERDALRYLDKYKNAITVLKSQCTHSDVRDNPGISVKLSALFSRYEYSQKERVVTVLVPRVLELAQQARAANMSFNIDAEEMDRLELSLDIIETVLKDESLAGWDGFGVVVQAYGPRASYVLDWLYALAGSLDRQIMVRLVKGAYWDAEIKRAQVLGLSGFPVFTRKAHSDISYIACARKLFGMTDRIYPQFATHNAHTVAAVQHLADGQSNFEFQRLHGMGESLYDAVMRQPGHRCRIYAPVGAHEDLLAYLVRRLLENGANSSFVHQIADAGMSAEQIARDPFNLKSFVPSSRIARPENLFAPLRKNALGWDLTDPEAVSTLLQSRDRFREHTWQGVPMISGESPEGEKLDVVNPANPEDIVGHIRMSTQQDIEQSIVASQEGARVWSATNASDRALVLNRVAELFESHATELFALVCREAGKTLPDAIAEVREAVDFARFYASEAQRVGASGRSRGTVVCISPWNFPLAIFSGQVLAAIAAGNSVIAKPAEQTILTAARAVELMYEAGVPRDVLQLLPGTGEQVGAVLTADPRISAVCFTGSTSTAQLINRAMANHMAPDVPLIAETGGLNAMIVDSTALLEQVVRDVLASSFQSAGQRCSALRILYVQQDIADALVTMLSGAMDELNISDPWHLETDIGPVIDREARDKILAYCDFHRSQGNLIKALEVPMSGLYVPPAMVRVAGIEQLEEEIFGPVLHVATFAASELNDVVNAINAKGYGLTFGLHTRLESRQRDIAARMKVGNVYINRNQIGAVVGSQPFGGEGLSGTGPKAGGPYYVQRFRSSVVVDEPFTSEQSAELIGAERLFQAIQELQYLAVEPVVLDLADIKSVFPTLSSWPQKLDKTVETMPGPVGEKNTLICHGRGTILCLGPTPMAAKRQILSALWQGNRVIAVLPGITGFVETLRNHGYPVVLIEGELEAEALREVSDFQAVLSSAPQSMLSRYRQALASRDGELIPLITDFCQPERLIHERHICVDTTAAGGNASLIAMSE from the coding sequence ATGAGTGCTACCAATATGTCGAACTCAGCAACGCTGGACCATTTGCGCGATGAGATACGTCGACACTATCTGGCGGATGAATCTGAAGTCGTAGAAAAATTAAAACATGTGGCTGAACTGTCTGAGGAAGACTGTCAGTCCGTTGTTCATCGGGCCGTCACCATGATTGGCTCGGTCAGAAAAAACTCAAAGCCTACAATGATGGAGCAGTTTCTGGCGGAATATGGGCTGGGGACATCTGAAGGCGTTGCTTTGATGAGTCTTGCAGAAGCCTTATTGCGGGTCCCTGACGCGTCAACCGCGCGGCAGTTGATCGTCGATAAACTGGTTCCAGGCCGATGGAAAGACCATGTTGGTCAATCATCGTTTCCGTTGGTCAATTTAACCACTCGGATGCTTCAATTTACCGCAGCGCTGTTATCTGTTTCCTCTAGTGGTCTGATGGGGAAACTGATTCGGACGATTGTCCAGCCAGTGGTATTATTTTTTACTGTTCAGGTCATGAAGGAACTGGGACGCCAGTTTGTATTGGGGCGTAATATTCAAGAAGCCATGAAACGCTCCTCTGGCCGTCAATCGCAGGGCTACCGGTATTCGTTTGATATGCTTGGAGAAGCTGCCCGTACAGAACGCGATGCTTTGCGTTATCTTGATAAATACAAAAATGCAATTACTGTATTGAAATCACAATGTACGCATTCAGATGTTCGCGATAATCCCGGTATTTCCGTCAAACTTTCTGCTTTGTTCTCCCGCTATGAATACTCCCAGAAAGAGCGGGTTGTAACTGTTCTGGTGCCTCGCGTTCTGGAGTTGGCTCAACAAGCCAGAGCCGCAAATATGAGTTTTAATATTGATGCGGAAGAAATGGACCGTCTGGAGTTGTCGCTGGATATTATTGAAACCGTGTTGAAAGATGAAAGTCTTGCCGGGTGGGATGGTTTTGGTGTTGTGGTTCAGGCCTACGGGCCCCGTGCATCCTACGTACTGGATTGGTTGTATGCCTTGGCTGGGTCGTTGGATCGACAGATCATGGTGCGCCTGGTAAAGGGAGCTTATTGGGATGCAGAGATTAAACGTGCTCAGGTTCTGGGTCTATCCGGGTTTCCGGTGTTTACCCGAAAAGCACATAGCGACATTTCCTATATCGCCTGTGCTCGAAAATTGTTTGGCATGACTGACCGTATTTATCCGCAATTTGCCACTCATAATGCCCATACGGTTGCAGCAGTGCAGCATCTCGCCGATGGTCAGAGTAATTTTGAGTTTCAGCGTCTGCACGGAATGGGTGAGTCTCTTTATGATGCAGTCATGAGGCAGCCTGGCCATCGTTGCAGGATTTATGCACCGGTCGGGGCGCATGAGGACCTGCTGGCTTATCTGGTCCGGCGCCTGCTGGAGAATGGTGCTAACAGTTCATTTGTACATCAGATTGCAGATGCGGGGATGTCTGCTGAACAGATTGCTCGGGACCCTTTTAATCTAAAATCATTTGTTCCGAGTAGCAGAATTGCCCGTCCCGAAAATTTATTTGCGCCGCTCCGAAAAAATGCGTTGGGCTGGGATTTGACTGATCCAGAGGCCGTTAGTACTTTGCTGCAGTCACGAGATAGATTTCGGGAGCATACCTGGCAGGGTGTTCCAATGATCTCCGGAGAATCGCCTGAAGGTGAAAAACTTGATGTTGTGAATCCGGCAAATCCCGAAGATATTGTCGGACACATTCGGATGTCTACCCAGCAGGATATCGAGCAGTCGATCGTTGCTTCTCAAGAGGGTGCCAGGGTTTGGTCAGCGACTAATGCGAGTGACCGGGCTTTGGTGTTAAACCGAGTCGCGGAATTGTTTGAAAGCCATGCCACCGAATTGTTTGCGCTGGTCTGTCGCGAGGCTGGTAAAACATTGCCTGATGCAATCGCAGAAGTCAGGGAAGCCGTGGACTTCGCTCGTTTTTATGCGTCAGAAGCCCAGCGTGTTGGAGCAAGTGGCCGTAGCCGGGGAACCGTTGTTTGTATTTCGCCATGGAACTTCCCGTTGGCAATTTTCAGTGGTCAGGTGCTCGCCGCCATAGCCGCGGGCAATAGTGTTATTGCCAAACCGGCAGAGCAGACGATACTGACTGCTGCACGGGCAGTTGAACTAATGTACGAGGCAGGAGTGCCTCGCGATGTCCTGCAATTGCTGCCGGGAACGGGAGAACAGGTTGGTGCTGTATTGACAGCGGATCCCAGAATATCTGCTGTTTGCTTTACGGGTTCCACTTCCACCGCGCAGTTGATCAACCGTGCTATGGCAAATCATATGGCTCCCGATGTGCCTTTGATAGCAGAAACCGGTGGTCTGAATGCCATGATCGTCGATTCAACGGCGTTGCTGGAGCAGGTGGTTCGTGATGTGCTTGCTTCCTCTTTCCAAAGTGCTGGGCAACGTTGTTCTGCATTAAGAATTCTCTATGTACAACAGGATATTGCTGATGCGTTGGTAACGATGCTGTCCGGTGCCATGGATGAACTAAACATATCTGACCCGTGGCACCTTGAAACAGATATTGGGCCGGTTATTGATCGGGAAGCCAGAGATAAAATACTGGCTTATTGTGATTTCCATCGAAGCCAGGGTAATTTGATTAAGGCGCTCGAAGTACCGATGTCAGGTTTGTATGTCCCTCCAGCCATGGTCCGGGTTGCAGGTATCGAGCAGTTGGAGGAGGAGATCTTTGGACCAGTACTGCATGTTGCGACGTTTGCAGCCTCTGAACTGAATGATGTTGTCAATGCCATCAATGCGAAAGGCTATGGTTTGACATTTGGCCTGCATACCCGACTGGAAAGCCGACAAAGAGATATTGCTGCTCGAATGAAAGTTGGCAACGTATATATAAACCGTAATCAGATCGGCGCAGTGGTTGGTTCTCAACCCTTTGGTGGCGAGGGCTTATCCGGCACCGGGCCGAAAGCCGGTGGGCCATATTATGTTCAGCGTTTTCGTAGCTCTGTGGTGGTTGACGAACCATTCACGAGTGAACAATCGGCAGAGTTGATTGGAGCCGAACGGCTATTTCAGGCTATCCAGGAGTTGCAGTATTTAGCAGTTGAACCGGTTGTTCTGGACTTGGCAGATATTAAGTCTGTGTTTCCGACGCTATCGAGTTGGCCACAAAAACTGGATAAAACGGTGGAGACTATGCCGGGGCCAGTCGGTGAAAAAAATACTTTGATTTGTCATGGCCGGGGTACCATCCTATGTCTGGGGCCCACACCCATGGCGGCAAAAAGACAGATATTATCCGCCCTGTGGCAGGGAAATAGAGTGATTGCTGTCTTACCTGGTATTACCGGATTTGTAGAAACTTTGCGCAACCACGGATATCCAGTTGTTTTGATAGAAGGCGAGCTTGAGGCGGAAGCGTTGCGCGAGGTTTCTGATTTTCAGGCAGTACTAAGTTCTGCCCCACAGAGTATGCTGAGTCGTTATCGTCAGGCATTGGCTTCCAGAGATGGCGAATTGATTCCTCTGATTACAGATTTTTGTCAGCCAGAAAGGTTGATTCACGAGCGTCATATCTGTGTGGATACGACAGCCGCCGGAGGGAATGCCAGCTTGATCGCTATGAGCGAATAG
- a CDS encoding SGNH/GDSL hydrolase family protein, with translation MSIKLIFEGDSITDSSRNRLDKQANRSEVLGCGYPTLVASHLLTQTNSLNLYNRAISGNKVADVLDRGPQIMTELRADWLSLLIGINDIWHTLAVSQKPVPEDIADGIDQYLCLLRKYSPNIRIVLLEPFAQLSKEVSAEWFTFLKPLQRYEKELADKHQCIWVPTQEALNQSADKLGANHVLWDGVHPTPAGHMIIARQWLSHTTALQQLFN, from the coding sequence ATGAGTATAAAACTGATATTTGAAGGCGACTCGATTACTGATTCGTCACGGAACAGGCTTGATAAACAGGCAAACAGAAGCGAAGTATTGGGATGTGGATACCCCACGCTCGTGGCCAGCCATCTACTGACACAGACCAACAGTCTAAATCTTTATAATCGGGCTATATCAGGAAATAAAGTAGCGGACGTTCTAGACCGTGGACCACAGATCATGACAGAACTCCGCGCTGATTGGCTGTCTTTGCTGATCGGCATCAATGATATCTGGCACACGTTAGCGGTGTCGCAAAAACCAGTACCTGAAGATATCGCCGATGGTATCGATCAGTATCTGTGCCTGCTGCGAAAATATAGCCCAAATATCAGAATTGTCCTGCTGGAACCTTTTGCACAGTTATCTAAAGAAGTGAGCGCGGAATGGTTTACGTTCCTCAAACCACTCCAGCGCTATGAAAAAGAGCTGGCCGATAAACACCAGTGTATCTGGGTGCCCACCCAGGAAGCGCTAAATCAGAGTGCCGACAAATTGGGGGCAAACCATGTGCTTTGGGATGGGGTCCATCCTACACCCGCCGGACACATGATTATCGCCAGGCAATGGCTTTCGCATACAACAGCATTGCAACAATTATTTAATTAG
- a CDS encoding response regulator transcription factor, protein MDVPCEYVYDSVVECIVTQKSDTNSKQKILIVDGDHSFSKPLSEYLQGSGYLVEVISDGTQALSAIQTQQPQLVMLELNIPGENGLTVCKLSRRHYTGPVIMLSGRSDELDEVLCLDMGADDYISKPVSHRVMLARIQAHLRRTTKTISIEEEDGKERLNFGDLVIDNTMREAWLNNSPIELTSAEFDLLWLLSSHAGQIMTREEIFNKLRGIEYDGQDRSVDVRVSRIRPKVGDDPVHPRRIKTVRSKGYLFVGDLAGRQVDTRILN, encoded by the coding sequence ATGGATGTTCCATGTGAATATGTGTATGACAGCGTGGTGGAATGCATAGTGACGCAAAAAAGCGATACAAATTCAAAACAAAAGATCCTGATTGTCGATGGTGATCATTCGTTTTCCAAACCTCTGAGCGAATATTTGCAGGGTAGTGGGTATTTGGTCGAGGTTATTAGCGATGGCACACAGGCATTGAGTGCAATTCAAACCCAGCAGCCACAATTGGTGATGTTGGAGCTGAATATCCCTGGGGAAAATGGATTGACCGTATGTAAGTTGTCCCGGCGTCATTACACGGGTCCAGTCATTATGTTGAGCGGTCGTAGCGATGAGTTGGATGAGGTTTTGTGTCTGGACATGGGGGCGGATGACTATATATCTAAACCGGTATCGCACAGAGTTATGCTGGCAAGGATTCAGGCTCATCTGCGAAGAACGACTAAAACGATCAGTATCGAAGAAGAAGATGGTAAAGAACGGCTGAATTTTGGTGACTTAGTCATTGACAACACAATGAGAGAAGCCTGGTTGAATAATTCACCAATAGAACTGACCAGTGCCGAATTTGATTTGTTATGGTTATTATCAAGCCATGCAGGTCAGATTATGACCAGGGAAGAGATTTTTAATAAGCTTCGTGGAATTGAGTACGACGGGCAGGATCGTTCAGTGGATGTTCGTGTCAGCCGAATTCGACCAAAAGTTGGAGATGATCCGGTACATCCCCGTAGAATTAAGACAGTGAGAAGTAAAGGCTATTTATTTGTTGGCGACTTGGCTGGCAGACAGGTAGATACTCGAATACTTAACTAA
- a CDS encoding glutamine amidotransferase-related protein, whose amino-acid sequence MKLNIIECDELHPDLINDYYSYGRMFEQYLGALDSELTFQYFSAINRQLPETLNQQEVYLLTGSKYGAYEDDIWIKELISWVAKAYQAGGRFIGICFGHQILAQALGGKVEKSTKGWGLGVRTVPTCDSSIWENYDKKTISLIYVHQDQVVELPAKASIIAGDDFCPVAGFRIDNQVLAFQGHPEFNELYARKLLDLREERFEKTIFQSGVTSLSKPTDARHLGKLMIRWIKKPCTLDKSGAK is encoded by the coding sequence ATGAAACTGAATATTATTGAGTGTGACGAGCTACATCCTGACCTGATTAATGATTACTACAGCTACGGCAGGATGTTCGAACAGTATCTTGGCGCGTTAGACTCTGAACTCACCTTTCAGTATTTTTCTGCCATCAATCGCCAACTCCCTGAAACCCTTAATCAACAAGAAGTATATCTTCTGACAGGTTCTAAATATGGTGCCTATGAAGATGATATCTGGATCAAAGAACTTATTTCCTGGGTCGCAAAGGCATATCAAGCCGGTGGACGATTTATTGGTATCTGCTTTGGACACCAAATACTGGCCCAGGCGCTGGGAGGGAAAGTAGAAAAAAGTACCAAAGGTTGGGGCCTGGGAGTACGAACGGTGCCCACTTGTGACTCTTCTATCTGGGAAAACTATGACAAAAAAACAATCAGTCTGATTTATGTGCATCAGGATCAGGTGGTCGAACTTCCCGCAAAAGCCTCAATCATTGCAGGTGATGATTTTTGCCCAGTGGCTGGGTTCCGAATAGATAATCAGGTACTGGCTTTTCAGGGACATCCGGAGTTCAACGAGCTATACGCTCGGAAACTGTTAGATCTGCGGGAGGAGCGATTTGAAAAAACGATTTTCCAGTCCGGAGTAACCAGCCTGTCCAAGCCAACGGATGCCCGTCATCTTGGCAAACTGATGATTCGATGGATCAAAAAACCCTGCACATTGGATAAATCAGGCGCTAAATAA
- a CDS encoding ComEA family DNA-binding protein has product MKKSVCAFLIAASVPFFSFADESVEQTLSAEPQQVMAYVNINRDDEERIAELMVGVGPAIAARIVAYRDENGPFASIDDLQKVKGIGAKTIEKNRYMLTL; this is encoded by the coding sequence ATGAAAAAGTCTGTTTGTGCATTTTTAATAGCAGCATCAGTCCCTTTTTTTTCATTTGCTGATGAGTCTGTTGAGCAGACATTGTCTGCTGAGCCTCAACAAGTAATGGCTTATGTAAACATCAATCGCGATGACGAGGAAAGAATCGCAGAGTTGATGGTTGGTGTCGGGCCAGCAATTGCGGCAAGGATAGTCGCCTACCGTGATGAAAATGGACCTTTCGCATCTATCGATGACTTACAAAAGGTTAAAGGCATAGGTGCCAAAACCATTGAAAAAAACCGATATATGCTGACGCTTTAA
- the pyrI gene encoding aspartate carbamoyltransferase regulatory subunit, with the protein MSEKMQVEAINRGTVIDHIPAGQGLKIVNRLQLLDNKVRLTVGFNLLSGELGTKDLIKVDDWLFTESEANELALFAPNATVNIIDDYKVVRKINVTLPTELINVFPCPNSNCITRVEPVSSKFRIRQLGHKIQLKCHYCEKAFDKEIFTEN; encoded by the coding sequence ATGAGTGAAAAAATGCAAGTGGAGGCCATAAATCGTGGCACGGTCATCGATCACATCCCGGCCGGCCAGGGGCTTAAAATTGTTAATCGGTTACAACTACTCGACAACAAAGTCAGACTTACCGTCGGATTTAATCTCTTAAGCGGAGAGCTGGGCACCAAAGACCTGATTAAAGTGGACGATTGGTTATTTACAGAATCAGAAGCCAACGAGCTGGCTCTTTTTGCGCCCAACGCCACTGTCAATATCATTGATGATTATAAGGTTGTCAGGAAAATCAACGTCACTCTCCCCACAGAGCTAATTAATGTGTTTCCCTGCCCCAATAGTAACTGCATTACCAGAGTAGAGCCCGTTTCGTCAAAATTTCGGATAAGGCAATTAGGACATAAAATTCAACTCAAATGTCATTACTGTGAGAAAGCCTTTGATAAGGAGATATTTACTGAGAACTAG
- the pyrB gene encoding aspartate carbamoyltransferase has product MNPLFNRDIVSISDLSQSELETIISLAQQIKQSPHQKYLSDKVIASCFFEASTRTRLSFETAIQRQGAGVIGFADSGSTSLAKKGETLSDSIRMLNGYADAIVMRHPMEGAARLAAELADIPVINGGDGSNQHPTQTLLDLFTIFECQGTLERLRVAFVGDLKYGRTVHSLTQALTHFDCTFDFVAPAVLAMPDYILQELDHQNIEYRHSDSLEDIIPTADIIYMTRVQKERFDPTEYIHIASHYILTASMLEHAKPTMKILHPLPRVDEITLDVDKTPHAYYFEQAKNGVYARQALLALVLNEYIPGVLS; this is encoded by the coding sequence ATGAACCCCCTTTTTAACCGAGACATAGTATCCATCAGTGATCTATCTCAATCAGAACTCGAAACCATCATCTCCCTGGCTCAACAAATCAAGCAATCCCCTCATCAGAAATACTTATCAGACAAAGTTATCGCAAGTTGCTTCTTTGAAGCCTCAACCCGAACCAGACTAAGTTTTGAAACAGCAATACAACGCCAGGGAGCAGGTGTTATAGGCTTTGCCGACAGCGGCAGCACCTCTTTGGCAAAAAAAGGGGAAACCCTGTCAGACTCCATTCGCATGCTAAACGGCTATGCAGATGCCATTGTCATGAGACATCCTATGGAAGGAGCCGCCCGCTTGGCGGCGGAGCTAGCTGACATCCCGGTCATTAACGGAGGCGATGGCTCCAACCAGCATCCAACACAAACACTTCTTGACTTGTTTACAATCTTCGAATGCCAGGGAACGCTTGAACGTCTTAGAGTGGCGTTTGTGGGTGACTTGAAATATGGACGGACAGTGCACTCATTGACCCAAGCACTTACTCATTTTGATTGCACATTTGATTTTGTTGCGCCTGCCGTCCTGGCCATGCCTGACTATATTCTGCAGGAGCTTGACCATCAAAATATTGAATATCGGCACTCAGACTCCCTGGAAGATATTATTCCCACTGCTGACATTATTTACATGACCAGAGTCCAGAAAGAGCGTTTTGATCCCACCGAATACATACACATCGCAAGCCATTACATTCTGACCGCAAGCATGCTGGAACATGCCAAACCAACCATGAAGATATTACACCCATTGCCCAGAGTGGATGAAATTACTCTAGATGTTGACAAAACTCCTCATGCCTATTATTTCGAACAGGCCAAAAACGGTGTGTATGCCCGTCAGGCTCTGCTGGCACTGGTTCTTAATGAATATATCCCGGGAGTTTTATCATGA
- a CDS encoding MarR family EPS-associated transcriptional regulator translates to MPSDELSHQILTLLSDHPHTSQRQLARELGISLGKVNYCLNALIEKGILKVNNFKNSKNKAAYVYVLTPQGIEEKAKVTARFLKRKIEEFDALQAEIKELKKQIESGQESRL, encoded by the coding sequence ATGCCCAGCGATGAACTCAGCCATCAGATTTTAACCCTCCTTTCCGATCACCCTCATACCAGCCAAAGGCAATTGGCTCGGGAGTTGGGTATCAGTCTGGGTAAAGTAAACTATTGTTTGAATGCGCTAATCGAGAAAGGAATATTAAAAGTTAATAATTTTAAAAACAGCAAGAATAAAGCTGCTTACGTTTATGTATTAACTCCACAGGGTATCGAAGAGAAAGCCAAGGTAACAGCTCGTTTCCTGAAACGAAAGATTGAGGAATTTGATGCCTTGCAGGCAGAAATTAAAGAATTGAAAAAACAAATAGAATCAGGCCAGGAGAGTCGATTGTGA